In Debaryomyces hansenii CBS767 chromosome B complete sequence, one genomic interval encodes:
- a CDS encoding DEHA2B07920p (similar to uniprot|Q12267 Saccharomyces cerevisiae YLR086W SMC4 Subunit of the condensin complex): MGLKRKRQLKRRLVDSDDEEDTFINNSDFVPDQPNNEDTDEGKLFNEASKENGAENESSIHNGSVSKHEDDLVYDEFVDADSKIANDASKDHDVKPVNGANGTLGQENNVILNQVDLLPPPPTVKEVQEEVANGSGLSYSQQQATIQLQSPSKRKDNSSQTSTKPNEPRLVIDKLVLTNFKSYAGVQVIGPFNASFSAVVGPNGSGKSNVIDSMLFVFGFRASKMRQGKLSELIHNSAGGNKLDYCQVDIHFNHVLDSPEDNAKSEVIENSELIISRKAFKNNSSQYFLNGKASNYSDVTSFLRDKGIDLDHKRFLILQGEVESIAQMKAKAERENDDGLLEYLEDIIGTTKYKQLIEENLTKVHELNDVCLEKENRLDLVEKDKESLEDKKVEALRFLEMEKKLISKKSIQYQASIIENKKVLHENQDIVNDLIAKLEEEKNSNKELGEGIKEYTKQHDYMVKYISKLNYQINSITKKQKQINKANVAIDEKIKNLSNKSKKILKSKESSEKIETTCQQKLESNSKALIQSKNELDDLTNELDVEKNKLDEIRMKLTDKTSDFTKQIESLQTKLEPWNDKLKDKESAIQLMNSSIEMLQSQKQSISKQLDDSKEKLIQIKTEGKQKEAELHEAESKLSHIISQIGIGEEQCKHEKKQLELRKSQVATYRQRTQDSMNSLSTYQNKNKVLSSLMRLVKSGRIEGFYGRLGDLGVIDDRYDIAISTACPALDSMVVETVETAQTCIDYLRKNKLGYANFICLNKLRKFNLAPIQTPGNPATVKRLFDLIIPQDSKFLPAFYSKVFNTLVASDLKEAKKVAYGAKRFKVVTLDGKVVDTSGTMSGGGAYFAKGAMRLSSSAPSSDAMDISPDDVEQMKEDLATMENKFELDSREFQEKMQNLRQLKDMRPDIEFSISRLKLDIDALTSEKKEVSKVCKALIAESENDNNSKQFDKQIEEKQREMSILVEGKQELKSNMIDLESQIKALEEKIMNAGGVELRLQNSKVDSIKQKIEIINERTSNDRMAIRKLENDIKRHNKIIEESKKELEETEKELAEIQSQQQDSVLEALTSEIKEIEGEKEEKEESLENIKLELEERAQQINAFKSTEIEIENKVEKHNSIIRKAQHHVNKDEESLQGLIIRDVTPYIDWLDGSEQAKYNGAIIEEVNEDSLSTLNMNEVEDEIEELDKYMSTVKVDIEVLKEYGSKKSEFESRRSDLNTAVEERDEIKSYCEDLKRKRLDEFMEGFNTISMTLKEMYQMITMGGNAELELVDSLDPFSEGILFSVMPPKKSWKNISNLSGGEKTLSSLALVFALHRYKPTPLYVMDEIDAALDFRNVSIVANYIKERTKNAQFVVISLRNNMFELAQQLVGIYKVNNMTRSISLQNKDFLVNVK; this comes from the coding sequence ATGGgattgaaaagaaagagacAACTTAAAAGAAGGTTGGTCGAtagtgatgatgaagaagatacaTTTATAAATAACAGTGATTTTGTTCCAGATCAACCTAACAATGAAGATACCGATGAAGGTAAGCTCTTTAATGAGGCGTCTAAAGAGAATGGTGCTGAAAATGAGAGCTCTATTCATAATGGAAGTGTTTCTAAACACGAGGATGATCTTGTGtatgatgaatttgttgatgCCGATTCAAAAATAGCGAACGACGCCTCGAAAGATCACGACGTTAAGCCAGTAAATGGAGCTAATGGGACACTAGGTCAGGAAAACAACGTAATATTGAATCAGGTGGATCTTTTGCCCCCACCACCGACTGTTAAGGAAGTACAGGAAGAAGTGGCAAATGGCAGTGGATTGAGCTATTCACAACAACAGGCGACAATTCAACTTCAATCGCCAAGCAAGAGGAAGGATAATTCATCCCAAACATCAACTAAACCTAATGAACCTAGGTTAGTAATAGATAAATTGGTATTGACAAATTTTAAGTCATATGCTGGTGTTCAAGTGATTGGCCCGTTTAACGCATCGTTTTCAGCTGTCGTTGGGCCGAACGGAAGTGGTAAGTCAAATGTGATTGATTCAATGTTATTTGTTTTTGGATTCAGAGCACTGAAAATGAGACAAGGGAAGTTATCAGAATTGATTCATAATTCTGCTGGTGGAAATAAATTGGATTATTGTCAAGTAGACATTCATTTCAATCACGTTTTAGATAGCCCTGAAGATAACGCCAAGTCTGAGGTTATAGAAAACTCAGAGTTGATCATAAGTCGTAAAGCCTTCAAGAATAACTCTTCCCAATACTTCCTTAATGGTAAAGCAAGCAATTACTCTGACGTTACAAGTTTTTTACGAGACAAAGGCATTGATTTAGATCATAAGagatttttgattttgcaaGGTGAAGTTGAATCTATTGCTCAAATGAAAGCCAAGGCGGAACGTGAAAACGATGACGGATTACTAGAGTATTTGGAAGATATAATAGGTACTACGAAATATAAGCAGTTGATAGAAGAAAACTTGACTAAGGTACATGAATTGAACGACGTTTGtttagaaaaagaaaatcgGCTAGATTTGGTTGAAAAGGATAAAGAACTGTTAGAAGATAAAAAGGTAGAAGCTTTAAGATTTTTGGAAATGGAAAAGAAACTTATCAGTAAGAAGTCTATTCAATATCAAGCAAGCATCATTGAGAATAAAAAGGTTTTACATGAAAATCAGGACATTGTCAACGATTTAATCGCGAAGctagaagaagagaaaaattctaataaagaGCTAGGGGAAGGAATCAAGGAATATACTAAACAACATGACTACATGGTTAAATACATTTCCAAATTGAActatcaaataaattccATTACGAAAAAGCAAAAACAGATTAATAAGGCCAATGTTGCAATTGACGaaaagataaagaatttaagTAACAAATCGAAGAAGATTTTAAAATCGAAGGAGTCACTGGAGAAGATAGAGACAACGTGCCAACAAAAGTTGGAGTCAAATAGTAAAGCATTGATTCAATCTAAGAATGAATTGGATGACTTGACAAACGAACTTGATGTGGAAAAGAATAAACTAGATGAAATTAGAATGAAATTAACTGATAAAACATCTGACTTCACGAAGCAAATAGAGTCTTTGCAGACTAAATTAGAGCCATGGAATGACAAACtaaaagataaagaaagtGCAATACAGTTGATGAATTCGTCTATCGAAATGTTGCAAAGCCAGAAACAAAGTATTTCTAAACAATTAGACGACTCCAAAGAAAAGCTCATCCAAATTAAGACAGAAGGAAAGCAAAAGGAAGCTGAACTCCACGAGGCTGAATCAAAGCTATCTCATATTATTAGTCAGATTGGGATAGGCGAGGAACAATGCAAACATGAAAAGAAGCAATTAGAATTGAGGAAATCTCAAGTGGCTACTTATAGGCAAAGAACGCAAGACTCGATGAATTCACTTTCCacttatcaaaataaaaacaaAGTTTTATCAAGCCTAATGAGGCTAGTCAAGTCAGGACGTATAGAAGGATTCTACGGTAGATTGGGTGACTTAGGTGTTATTGATGATCGATATGATATCGCCATATCTACCGCATGCCCCGCGTTGGATTCGATGGTAGTTGAAACAGTCGAAACAGCTCAGACAtgtattgattatttacGTAAAAACAAGCTTGGATACGCAAATTTTATCTgcttgaataaattgagaaaattTAACTTAGCACCAATTCAAACGCCAGGGAATCCTGCAACTGTTAAAAGATTGTTCgatttaataattcctcAGGACTCCAAATTCTTACCAGCCTTCTATAGTAAGGTGTTTAACACATTAGTAGCATCTGATTTAAAAGAGGCTAAGAAAGTAGCATATGGTGCCAAGCGCTTTAAAGTCGTAACATTAGATGGTAAGGTGGTTGACACGTCCGGTACGATGTCTGGTGGTGGTGCTTATTTTGCCAAGGGTGCAATGAGACTATCGTCTTCTGCACCTAGTTCTGATGCGATGGATATAAGTCCTGATGATGTCGAGCAAATGAAGGAAGATTTGGCGACAATGgagaataaatttgaaCTTGATAGTAGGGAGttccaagaaaaaatgcaaaatttACGTCAATTGAAAGATATGAGACcagatattgaatttagcATTTCAAGGTTAAAGTTGGATATTGATGCCTTAACATCAGAGAAGAAGGAAGTCCTGAAAGTCTGTAAGGCTCTTATTGCTGAAAGTGAAAATGACAATAACAGCAAGCAGTTTGATAAACAAATAGAGGAAAAGCAAAGAGAAATGCTGATATTAGTAGAAGGCAAACAGGAATTGAAATCTAACATGATCGATTTAGAGTCTCAAATTAAAGCATTAGAGgagaaaataatgaatgcCGGTGGTGTGGAATTAAGATTACAGAATTCAAAAGTTGATTCTATCAAGcagaaaattgaaatcattaatgaaaGGACATCAAACGACAGAATGGCTATAAGGAAgttagaaaatgatattaagAGACACAATAAGatcattgaagaatcaaagaaagaattagaagaaacGGAGAAGGAATTAGCTGAAATCCAATCTCAACAGCAGGATTCTGTTCTCGAAGCACTTACGTCCGAgattaaagaaatagagGGtgagaaagaagagaaggaAGAGAGCTTGGAAAACATTAAACTtgaattggaagaaagAGCTCAGCAAATTAATGCCTTTAAGTCCACGGAAATAGAAATTGAGAACAAGGTTGAGAAacataattcaataataagaaaagcACAACATCATGTAAATAAAGACGAGGAGAGTTTACAAGGATTGATAATACGTGATGTAACCCCATATATTGATTGGCTTGATGGGAGTGAACAAGCTAAGTATAATGGTGCCATAATAGAAGAGGTTAACGAAGATTCACTACTGACTCTTAACATGAATGAGGTTGAAGacgaaattgaagaattagacaAATATATGAGTACTGTTAAGGTTGATATTGAGGTTTTGAAGGAGTATGGCTCGAAAAAATCAGAGTTTGAATCCCGTAGGAGTGATTTAAATACGGCTGTTGAAGAGAgagatgaaattaaaagtTATTGTGAGGACTTGAAACGTAAACGATTGGATGAATTCATGGAAGGATTTAATACTATATCTATGACGCTAAAGGAAATGTATCAAATGATAACTATGGGTGGCAATGCCGAATTGGAATTAGTAGATAGTTTGGACCCATTTTCAGAAGGTATCTTGTTTAGTGTTATGCCACCTAAAAAATCATGGAAGAATATTTCGAATCTTTCGGGTGGGGAAAAGACCTTAAGTTCATTAGCGTTGGTTTTCGCATTACATAGATACAAACCAACTCCATTATATGTCAtggatgaaattgatgctGCATTAGATTTTAGAAATGTTTCGATTGTTGCTAATTATATCAAAGAAAGGACCAAAAATGCACAATTCGTAGTTATTTCATTACGTAACAATATGTTCGAGTTGGCACAACAGTTGGTTGGAATTTATAAAGTTAACAATATGACTAGAAGCATTTCGTTGCAGAATAAGGATTTCTTGGTCAATGTGAAATAA
- a CDS encoding DEHA2B07942p (similar to uniprot|Q06063 Saccharomyces cerevisiae YLR405W DUS4 Dihydrouridine synthase): MIEILNQTSNLTLQDNDISPNRSTLPPRDPQHNPLRILKSARSDNNRPAFIAGPMVRYSKLPFRELVRNFNTDIVYTPMILAREFVRNDIARLSDFTTNAGDRSVIVQVGCNNVKDLLKFVDMIHPYVDGIGLNCGCPIKEQVREGIGAALMSEPELVSSMVKAVKDKYKDSVVIETKIRIHPDINETIKFVKLVEKNGVDFITVHGRTKNTRSSQPANFDAIKAIKESVAVPVVANGDCFSLKDAYEIAEYTGVDGIMAVRGILSNPGLFGGYENTPWSAVEIFWDLATSYGLPFRITQHHLSEMLDKVIPRKYLKEMNETTCLVDLIDWFDKVFVLRRKTDASFATAIEPVWRINREEIAQI, translated from the coding sequence ATGATTGAAATACTAAACCAAACATCAAATTTAACACTacaagataatgatatttcaCCAAATAGAAGTACATTACCGCCTAGAGACCCACAACATAATCCTCTAAGGATATTAAAATCTGCTCGCAGTGATAATAATAGGCCGGCATTCATTGCAGGCCCTATGGTTAGATATTCCAAATTGCCGTTCAGAGAGTTAGTTCGAAATTTCAATACAGACATAGTGTATACTCCGATGATATTAGCTAGAGAATTTGTTAGAAACGATATTGCAAGATTATCAGACTTTACCACTAATGCCGGAGACAGATCAGTCATTGTTCAAGTTGGCTGCAATAATGTAAAAGATTTACTAAAATTTGTAGATATGATTCACCCGTACGTTGATGGCATAGGTTTAAATTGTGGTTGTCCTATAAAGGAACAGGTAAGAGAAGGTATTGGCGCTGCATTAATGTCTGAACCTGAATTAGTTTCTCTGATGGTTAAAGCGGtaaaagataaatataaagattCAGTTGTTATTGAAACTAAAATTAGGATACATCCTGATATAAATGAGACTATCAAGTTTGTTAAATTGGTAGAAAAAAATGGGGTGGACTTTATAACTGTTCATGGTAGAACTAAAAACACCAGATCATCACAACCAGCGAATTTTGATGCAATTAAGGCCATAAAGGAAAGTGTAGCGGTCCCAGTGGTTGCTAATGGTGATTGTTTTTCACTAAAGGATGCATATGAAATAGCAGAGTACACTGGTGTAGATGGAATTATGGCTGTTCGTggtattttatcaaatccAGGTTTATTTGGTGGCTATGAAAATACACCATGGTCGGcagttgaaatattttgggATTTGGCAACAAGTTACGGGTTACCATTTAGAATTACGCAACACCATCTATCAGAAATGTTAGATAAGGTTATTCCTaggaaatatttaaaagaaatgaatgaaaCTACATGTTTAGTTGATCTAATTGATTGGTTTGACAAGGTTTTTGTTTTAAGAAGGAAAACCGACGCAAGCTTTGCAACTGCAATTGAGCCGGTATGGAGAATTAATAGAGAAGAAATAGCACAGATATAG
- a CDS encoding DEHA2B07964p (weakly similar to uniprot|P35817 Saccharomyces cerevisiae YLR399C BDF1 Protein involved in transcription initiation at TATA-containing promoters): protein MSMSEGTEQPQLVPETNTPVQTPSSDNFFQGDKGASQLEQQKKNVEPEKPLSPPNPSPSPEKHRMDEEPEQEPAEKRPKLDEKRHQDEQDDQSEKFDQGEQAEHGEQSEQPEQQQQQQKGLPVFTDPAPKPAPEPDMNNLPANPMPKHQAKFAINVIKAVKRLRDAGPFVHPVDIVKLNIPFYYNYIPRPMDLSTIERKINANAYEEPSRIVEDFNLMVANCCKFNGEQSGISKMAKNVQAHFEKHMLNMPPKVLPNNGATVPANSRRRAVVADSGDKKNSVAAHRPKRTIHPPKSKELPYDVRPRKKKYAAELRFCNQTVKELISKKHYNYNFPFLAPVDTVALNIPNYAEVVKEPMDLGTIQTKLANNQYENGDEFERDVRLVFKNCYAFNPEGTDVNMMGHRLESIFDKKWVNRPVPQPTPANSDLDDSSDEDDDEPEINESMLSSVPAIQFLENQLIRMKQELDELKKQHLDKLREQRDAKRKRKRSKKSKSRKNSSVEHPNQPTVTYEMKKQVSEMVPNLTDKKLQSLVKIIKDDVDLSNEEEVELDMDQLEDRTVLKLYNFLFGKKASSSLLNKKKKKLSAGAGLDQLEQLRSQLQLFEDADRPSSNNGMMNIGNDQESSDDDDVSSESSEEE, encoded by the coding sequence ATGTCCATGTCAGAAGGTACAGAACAGCCGCAATTAGTTCCGGAGACTAACACACCGGTTCAGACACCTTCATCGGacaatttcttccaagGAGATAAAGGAGCGAGCCAGCTCGAGcagcagaagaagaatgtgGAACCGGAGAAGCCATTATCGCCACCCAATCCGTCGCCTAGTCCGGAAAAACACAGAATGGACGAGGAGCCAGAACAGGAGCCGGCTGAGAAGAGGCCAAAGTTGGACGAGAAGAGACACCAAGATGAACAGGATGATCAAAGTGAGAAATTTGACCAGGGCGAGCAAGCTGAGCATGGTGAGCAGTCCGAACAGCCTgaacaacagcaacagcaacagaAGGGACTTCCTGTGTTTACGGATCCTGCTCCTAAACCAGCGCCAGAGCCtgatatgaataatttgcCGGCAAATCCCATGCCTAAGCATCAGGCGAAGTTTGCTATCAACGTTATCAAAGCGGTCAAGCGTTTGAGAGACGCTGGCCCGTTTGTGCATCCAGTGGACATAGTCAAATTAAACATTCCTTTCTACTATAATTACATTCCAAGGCCTATGGACTTGTCCACCATCGAAAGAAAGATTAATGCTAATGCGTACGAAGAACCAAGTCGCATTGTTgaagattttaatttaatgGTGGCTAACTGTTGCAAGTTCAACGGTGAGCAAAGTGGTATTTCCAAGATGGCGAAAAACGTCCAGGCACATTTCGAAAAGCATATGTTGAACATGCCTCCTAAGGTGTTACCAAACAATGGCGCTACTGTTCCAGCAAACTCTAGAAGGAGAGCAGTAGTCGCTGATTCGGGCGATAAGAAGAATTCTGTTGCAGCACACAGACCAAAAAGAACCATTCATCCACCGAAATCTAAGGAATTGCCGTACGATGTCAGaccaagaaagaagaaatacgCTGCTGAATTAAGATTCTGCAATCAAACCGTCAAAGAATTGATATCTAAGAAACATTATAATTACAACTTCCCATTTTTAGCCCCTGTTGATACAGTAGCATTAAATATCCCAAATTACGCGGAAGTTGTCAAAGAACCAATGGACTTAGGTACAATTCAAACTAAATTGGCAAATAATCAGTACGAAAATGGTGACGAATTCGAAAGAGATGTTCGTCTAgtcttcaagaattgttACGCTTTCAATCCTGAAGGTACTGATGTCAATATGATGGGGCACAGATTGGAAtccatttttgataaaaaatGGGTTAACCGTCCTGTCCCTCAACCAACCCCTGCTAACTCTGATTTAGATGATTCTTctgatgaagacgatgatgaacctgaaattaatgaatctaTGCTTTCAAGCGTTCCCGCCATTCAGTTTTTGGAGAATCAATTAATCAGAATGAAGCAAGAAttggatgaattgaaaaaacaACATCTCGACAAGTTAAGAGAACAAAGAGACGCCAAGAGGAAGCGTAAGAGATCAAAGAAGTCGAAGTCTCGTAAGAATTCATCGGTCGAGCATCCAAACCAACCTACTGTTACTTACgaaatgaagaagcaaGTTAGTGAAATGGTTCCAAACTTAACTGATAAGAAATTGCAATCGCTAgttaaaatcattaagGATGATGTCGACTTGagtaatgaagaagaagttgaattaGATATGGATCAATTAGAAGATAGAACCGTATTGAAATTGTACAACTTTTTGTTCGGTAAGAAGGCTTCATCGTCCTTGTTgaataagaaaaagaagaagttatCGGCTGGTGCTGGTTTGGATCAGTTAGAACAATTGAGAAGTCAATTACAATTGTTTGAAGATGCTGACAGAccttcttctaataatggaatGATGAACATAGGTAATGATCAAGAATCATcagatgacgatgatgtAAGTTCTGAAAGttctgaagaagaataa
- a CDS encoding DEHA2B07986p (similar to uniprot|Q07457 Saccharomyces cerevisiae YDL074C BRE1 E3 ubiquitin ligase for Rad6p), protein MDHDNDKKRLHEDSDNSEIKKHKPLDVLSEDGPLTQKDVVYFKKEAIWRQMRSYKQKCTLLTRDLNDIKSNYESNERKINVLDSWYESIINLFGVKKESNVELNETILIQLTNVPIGDLDALLEKRRAQLLTILSPIIENSKLSNIDKSDVLEKIEVLNAEVATLKSENNTLSKLKSQFESKVEDLQAQLLTLVKDNDRRSSKTLQRIDESLTNGSDVKEEASETVKSEVNKDTTVKNENSVDNEEFERISSEIEELKSDNRLLKESMNQINTNYDKVVKENLQLSDKLENLNENDLINSVSYQELAAHNKQLNESVNNLQKINDTTVNKLNELENKQTNVKHLLDKELREENETLKQQLQKSENDLVRIRTARDELLSKQTILKADFENQTTNDELNKLNKVLNERINALESERHETGDNSKISELSKDELIQRINMLNSEIKEIEQAFQETRENSLSKLMSVTDQENMVKKLTIEKTKADQKYFASMRLKDSLSSENKILKTQINKSQELVSKLNDLEKSYLDKIEILTKSNNDFKIIRQSALQENSKLQESLRAIDVRKASLEKELSGMKDKYSDKVQENTSFTQELNEKNLMMGKLEHKLKSTESLLKKYKTNNTSSILQEDERQLEALRSIAKCSVCSKNWKDTAITVCGHVFCSGCTQERLAARLRRCPTCNKGFSANDLLSIHL, encoded by the coding sequence ATGGACCACGACAATGATAAAAAGAGACTCCACGAAGATAGCGATAATTCTGAAATTAAGAAACACAAACCATTAGATGTGTTGAGCGAAGATGGGCCTTTAACACAGAAAGATGTTGTGTACTTTAAGAAGGAAGCTATTTGGAGGCAAATGAGAAGTTATAAACAGAAATGTACACTTTTAACGAGAGACttaaatgatattaagCTGAATTATGAATCTAATGAACGAAAAATTAACGTATTAGATTCGTGGTACGAACTGATTATTAACCTCTTTGGTGTAAAGAAGGAACTGAACGTTGAGTTGAACGAAACAAtattgattcaattgaCTAATGTACCAATAGGGGATCTAGATGCGTTATTGGAAAAGAGACGAGCACAGTTATTGACTATATTAAGTCctataattgaaaattccaAACTCTCAAACATTGATAAAAGTGACGTGTTAGAGAAGATAGAAGTTTTAAATGCAGAGGTGGCCACTCTaaaatcagaaaataatacattAAGCAAGTTGAAATCCCAATTTGAAAGCAAGGTGGAAGACTTACAAGCGCAGTTGTTAACATTGGTAaaagataatgatagaAGAAGCTCGAAGACTCTTCAGAGAATTGACGAAAGTCTAACCAACGGATCGGAtgtgaaagaagaagcttcCGAGACAGTAAAATCTGAGGTAAATAAGGACACAACGGTGAAAAATGAGAATTCGGTAGACAATGAAGAGTTTGAAAGGATAAGTTCAGAAATAGAAGAGTTGAAAAGCGATAATAGGTTATTAAAGGAACTGATGAATCAGATCAATACAAACTATGATAAAGTAGTAAAGGAGAATTTACAGTTATCTGATAAACTAGAGAACTTGAATGAAAACGACTTGATTAATTCCGTTTCGTATCAAGAATTGGCAGCACATAACAAACAATTGAACGAAAGCgtaaataatttgcaaaaaattaatgacACAACTGTAAATAAGTTAAATGAGTTAGAAAATAAGCAAACCAATGTGAAGCACTTACTTGACAAGGAATTAAGGGAGGAAAATGAAACTCTAAAACAACAATTACAGAAAAGCGAAAACGATTTGGTCAGAATTCGAACTGCCAGAGATGAGTTACTATCTAAACAAACAATCTTGAAAgctgattttgaaaatcaaactactaatgatgaattaaataaattgaataaggTCTtgaatgaaagaattaatgCCTTGGAAAGCGAAAGGCATGAAACTGGTGATAATAGTAAGATAAGCGAATTATCGAAGGATGAATTGATTCAACGGATTAACATGTTAAATAGcgaaatcaaagaaatagagCAAGCATTTCAAGAAACGAGAGAAAACTCGCTATCTAAGTTAATGAGTGTTACTGACCAAGAAAATATGGTTAAAAAGTTGACCATAGAAAAAACAAAAGCCGACCAGAAATACTTTGCGTCTATGAGATTAAAAGACTCGTTAAGTTCcgaaaataaaatattaaaaacGCAGATAAATAAGTCACAAGAGCTAGTTAGCAAACTAAATGACTTAGAAAAGAGCTATTTGGACAAAATAGAGATCTTGACCAAATCGAATAATGACTTTAAAATAATCAGACAATCAGCTCTTCAAGAAAACTCCAAATTACAGGAATCATTAAGGGCGATCGATGTTAGAAAAGCTAGCttagaaaaagaattgtcGGGCATGAAGGATAAATATAGTGATAAGGTCCAAGAAAATACAAGCTTCACACAGGAACTAaatgaaaagaatttaatgatgGGAAAACTTGAGCATAAACTAAAGTCGACCGAAAGcttgttgaagaaatacaaAACCAATAATACTTCATCAATCTTGCAGGAGGATGAAAGGCAGCTAGAAGCACTTCGTTCGATTGCAAAATGCTCTGTTTGTTCCAAAAACTGGAAGGACACAGCCATAACGGTGTGTGGACACGTCTTCTGTCTGGGATGCACCCAAGAACGTTTAGCAGCCAGATTAAGAAGATGTCCAACGTGTAACAAGGGGTTTTCAGCTAACGATTTGCTCTCTATCCATTTGTGA